A single genomic interval of Candidatus Desulfatibia profunda harbors:
- a CDS encoding glycosyltransferase — translation QGGTVPMCRAIHRAFIDIDQQADLLDFSEFQREFYETRVDTERSCQFYLKIKITLLEKVTSFQPDVIFGIAQSPLQDIDMLTEFRKAGIALCFWFMEDYRIFGYWKTIAPYFDHFFTIQKDPFWKELKDAGCMNYHYLPMAFDTHADVPEINTEDVIPVSFVGAPYPNRVHFFSQFLDDGFQIYGEDWDRHQIPPVAIGDRRVTASETYRIYQRSLININLHSSPFPSEFGGGDFVNPRTFELAGLGAFQLTDMRKLLTPHFDPAEEVIALTTWADMKWAVKYFLRHDEERKAIAEKARARVLKEHTYRHRVEEIIELLSK, via the coding sequence CAGGGGGGTACGGTCCCCATGTGCCGGGCCATTCATCGGGCGTTCATCGATATCGACCAGCAAGCGGATCTTTTGGATTTTTCCGAGTTTCAGAGAGAATTTTACGAGACCAGAGTCGATACCGAGCGGTCTTGCCAATTTTATTTAAAAATCAAGATCACTCTCCTGGAAAAGGTCACGAGCTTTCAACCTGATGTCATATTCGGAATTGCCCAATCCCCTCTTCAAGATATCGATATGCTCACAGAGTTTAGAAAAGCAGGAATTGCCTTGTGTTTCTGGTTTATGGAGGATTACCGGATATTTGGTTACTGGAAAACCATAGCGCCCTATTTTGATCATTTTTTTACCATCCAGAAAGATCCCTTTTGGAAAGAACTCAAAGACGCAGGCTGTATGAATTACCACTATCTTCCGATGGCCTTTGACACGCACGCCGACGTTCCGGAAATTAACACAGAGGACGTGATTCCCGTATCCTTTGTGGGCGCACCCTATCCAAACCGTGTGCATTTTTTCAGTCAATTTCTTGATGACGGGTTTCAGATATACGGTGAAGACTGGGACAGGCACCAAATCCCCCCGGTCGCTATCGGCGATCGCCGCGTCACGGCATCTGAGACGTATCGCATTTATCAGAGATCTCTCATCAATATAAACCTCCACTCTTCCCCATTTCCCAGCGAATTTGGAGGAGGGGATTTTGTCAATCCGAGAACTTTTGAGTTGGCGGGACTTGGAGCCTTTCAATTGACCGATATGAGAAAACTCCTGACACCCCATTTTGATCCGGCTGAAGAGGTCATCGCATTGACCACTTGGGCGGATATGAAATGGGCGGTAAAGTATTTCCTCCGACATGATGAAGAACGAAAGGCAATTGCCGAAAAAGCCAGGGCGCGTGTACTGAAAGAACATACATACAGGCACCGAGTAGAAGAGATTATAGAATTACTGAGCAAATGA